The following coding sequences lie in one Eleginops maclovinus isolate JMC-PN-2008 ecotype Puerto Natales chromosome 21, JC_Emac_rtc_rv5, whole genome shotgun sequence genomic window:
- the eloca gene encoding elongin C paralog a, which translates to MDGEERTYGGCEGPDAMYVKLISSDGHEFIVKREHALTSGTIKAMLSGPGQFAENETNEVNFREIPSHVLSKVCMYFTYKVRYTNSSTEIPEFPIAPEIALELLMAANFLDC; encoded by the exons ATGG ACGGAGAAGAGAGAACCTACGGTGGCTGTGAGGGGCCAGATGCCATGTACGTGAAGCTGATCTCTTCGGATGGCCATGAGTTTATCGTGAAGAGGGAACACGCCTTAACCTCCGGGACTATCAAAGCCATGTTGAGCGGACCAG GTCAGTTTGCTGAGAATGAAACCAACGAGGTGAACTTCCGGGAGATCCCGTCTCACGTCCTGTCCAAGGTCTGCATGTACTTCACCTACAAGGTCCGCTACACCAACAGCTCCACAGAAATCCCAGAATTCCCCATCGCTCCGGAGATTGCGCTGGAACTGCTCATGGCTGCAAACTTTTTGGATTGCTAA